CAGTGGCCATAGCCCATAAAATGATTGTGATCATCTTCCATCTGTTAAATGAGGGCAAATACTACGACGATGGACGTTATGATCTCTTAAAAAAGAAAGAGCAGGAGCGCCAAACAAAACGAGCGGTAGCAACGCTCAATCGGCTTGGCTATCAGGTAACGCTAAGCGCCGCTTGCTAAGCCCGTCGTAATCGAATAATTGTGGTCTCGTTTCTCGGTGGCCTACGAGAAGCACCGGTGAGCTGTTGTCTCGCAGGCCCGGAAACTGGACCGGAAGTTTCGTAGGAATAGACCACACTGCTCCGCAGGCCTTCCATCCAGAAATGCCGATAGGCGACAAATCCGCCCCACTGGGTCAGCGTATCCAGTGTGTTGTTGGCCTTGAGCGTGCCATCGCCGAACAGGGTGTACTGGTATCGTCCGATTGCGTTGCCGTAGTTGATCTGGAAGCGGACGTCATCCTTGCCGAAGGTTTTGATGATACCGGCAAAGCTGCCAAATCCGCCCATCGTATCATCGCTGTTGATCCCGTCGTCATAACGCAACTGCCGCAGGACGCCGCCGAGAGAAAGTTGGCCCCAGGGCTGTTTGTAGGTGGCTTTTACGATGAAATCCGGAATTTTGTCATCATCATAGGAGCCTTTTGCGCCACTTGAATTGTACGCATAGGTCTGTGGATTTTCCAAGGCGAACTGGATGTCGCCGAAGGAGGGAATGGGCTGGGTCCATCGGAGCTGCGGGGTACGAACGAAGAGCTGAGCCGTCGGGCCACCGAAATCGACCGTTTCCGGAATGGATGGCAAGCTCATGATCGTACTCCAGTTCTGACCGGCCAGGAAGGGACCCAACGTACCGTATGCATGGCGAACGCGGAACGAATAGCCGTTGGTGACTGTCTGGTTGCCGCCGCCGCCGTAAAAATCGCCCTCGAAATAGGTGGTGAGGGGACCGTAGGATGTGTCGGTGTAGGTGCCGACGTTAAAGCGGGTCTGCCTGCCCGTGAAGACCAGGTGGCTGTGCTCCAGATTCGGGGTGTTGGACAGCGGGATGGTGAAAGCCGACAGGTATTCTTCATTGTCCTCTGTCGCGCCTTCTCCGCTTTTTACATCACTCCACACCGCATCCAGCTTGACATATCCATTGATTCGCAGTTCGGTGTTCGTGCCCGGAACCATGAAATAGCCCGGGGGTAATTTTTTGGCCGGGGCCTGAGGAGCAGCAGCGGGGGCTGCCGCTACGGCTGCCTTGGTTTCCGCT
The sequence above is drawn from the Desulfatirhabdium butyrativorans DSM 18734 genome and encodes:
- a CDS encoding DcaP family trimeric outer membrane transporter, producing the protein MREKSRTMVRLVVFVGVLALLGTFAAPVARADSISDLKQQIELLQKKVESLEKQQAETKAAVAAAPAAAPQAPAKKLPPGYFMVPGTNTELRINGYVKLDAVWSDVKSGEGATEDNEEYLSAFTIPLSNTPNLEHSHLVFTGRQTRFNVGTYTDTSYGPLTTYFEGDFYGGGGNQTVTNGYSFRVRHAYGTLGPFLAGQNWSTIMSLPSIPETVDFGGPTAQLFVRTPQLRWTQPIPSFGDIQFALENPQTYAYNSSGAKGSYDDDKIPDFIVKATYKQPWGQLSLGGVLRQLRYDDGINSDDTMGGFGSFAGIIKTFGKDDVRFQINYGNAIGRYQYTLFGDGTLKANNTLDTLTQWGGFVAYRHFWMEGLRSSVVYSYETSGPVSGPARQQLTGASRRPPRNETTIIRLRRA